In the Rhodobacteraceae bacterium M382 genome, one interval contains:
- a CDS encoding DUF285 domain-containing protein: MTSLHGTFDAAAAFDQDISGWVTSNVRSMIHIFEGATSFDQSLGVWDLSSLSSQGLSLSVTAMSMDNFDATLDGWAQLDPGETRVPRNISLGAEDLIYSNVTAFDSLEIDFSWAITGARYWLEDSAENDRLDGSGGAYRIVTDGLAWGPPYYRQRLFRYIARVRREGHD; the protein is encoded by the coding sequence GTGACGTCCTTGCACGGCACGTTTGATGCTGCTGCAGCGTTTGATCAGGACATTAGTGGATGGGTTACCAGCAACGTTCGCTCCATGATCCACATTTTCGAAGGGGCCACTTCCTTTGATCAGAGCCTTGGCGTATGGGATCTGTCGTCGCTTTCGTCCCAAGGGTTGAGCCTATCGGTCACCGCGATGAGTATGGATAACTTTGACGCCACACTTGACGGTTGGGCGCAGCTGGATCCTGGCGAAACGCGTGTGCCGCGCAACATATCATTGGGCGCTGAGGACCTCATCTATTCGAATGTCACGGCATTCGATAGCCTCGAAATCGACTTCTCCTGGGCCATCACGGGCGCGCGATATTGGCTGGAAGACTCGGCAGAGAATGATCGCCTCGACGGCTCTGGCGGCGCTTACCGTATCGTGACGGATGGACTGGCTTGGGGGCCACCATATTACCGGCAACGGCTATTTCGATACATTGCGCGGGTCCGTAGGGAAGGACACGATTGA
- a CDS encoding MBL fold metallo-hydrolase, producing the protein MTASILNKVFCGLVAGVMGTLLALPVTREAAAQDIMPAGRSAVEIKDGVYPASYFPNTEILGADEMRITALGTGMPNQTKAAVSISFLVELGNGDKFLFDVGTGSSGNLFSLRPDFSKIDKMFFSHLHVDHVGDFMGMHVGGWLSGRYTPLRIFGPSGATPELGTKSYVENMQKAYAWDLETRAGALPDAGAKLEIHEFDYMQENEIVYQENDVTIRSWPAIHSLDGSVSYSLEWNGLKYVFGGDTYPNKWYVKYAAGADLASHEAFLPPKALSTYFGWDLAQATYVSTRIHTEPAAFGKVMSAVKPRHALGYHSVLSPENFQAILEGVRTTYDGPLTLARDLQVINLTKDYIVVRETSVDDYVLPPSVGQAYIQATRSEEKSPSDKVNAGKWDGYTPPPMPKRTSDN; encoded by the coding sequence ATGACGGCTAGTATCTTAAATAAGGTGTTCTGCGGATTGGTTGCGGGTGTGATGGGCACACTTTTGGCTTTACCGGTGACGCGCGAGGCTGCAGCGCAGGATATCATGCCCGCCGGACGGTCAGCCGTTGAGATCAAGGATGGTGTCTATCCGGCTAGCTATTTCCCGAACACGGAAATTCTTGGCGCAGATGAGATGCGGATCACAGCGTTGGGTACAGGTATGCCCAATCAGACCAAGGCTGCGGTCTCGATTTCTTTCCTAGTAGAGTTAGGAAATGGCGATAAGTTTTTGTTCGATGTTGGCACGGGATCTTCGGGCAACCTGTTTTCCTTAAGGCCTGATTTCTCCAAGATCGACAAGATGTTCTTTAGCCACCTGCACGTCGATCACGTGGGCGATTTCATGGGTATGCATGTGGGCGGATGGCTGTCTGGCCGTTACACACCTCTGCGTATATTCGGCCCGTCAGGAGCCACGCCTGAACTCGGCACCAAGTCTTATGTAGAAAACATGCAAAAAGCCTACGCCTGGGACCTCGAGACGCGCGCTGGCGCTTTACCCGATGCCGGAGCCAAACTTGAAATCCACGAATTCGACTACATGCAGGAAAATGAAATCGTCTATCAGGAAAACGACGTAACAATCCGGTCCTGGCCGGCGATTCACAGCCTTGACGGTTCAGTCAGCTACTCTCTGGAATGGAACGGCCTGAAATACGTGTTTGGAGGCGATACCTACCCCAACAAATGGTACGTAAAATATGCTGCCGGGGCTGACCTTGCCTCGCACGAAGCGTTTCTTCCACCCAAAGCCTTGTCCACGTACTTTGGCTGGGATTTGGCACAGGCAACCTATGTGTCCACAAGAATTCATACCGAGCCTGCAGCGTTTGGCAAAGTGATGTCCGCGGTCAAGCCGCGCCACGCTCTTGGATACCATTCGGTTTTGTCGCCGGAAAACTTTCAGGCAATTCTTGAAGGGGTCCGCACAACCTATGACGGGCCGCTGACCTTGGCGCGCGATCTCCAGGTTATCAACCTGACCAAGGATTACATTGTTGTTCGGGAAACTTCTGTGGATGACTACGTACTCCCGCCATCGGTTGGTCAGGCATACATCCAGGCAACACGGTCGGAGGAAAAAAGTCCTTCTGACAAAGTGAACGCTGGGAAATGGGACGGATATACACCTCCGCCTATGCCGAAAAGAACATCGGATAACTAA
- a CDS encoding TetR/AcrR family transcriptional regulator, producing MVKPEQKKQRANREVWLNAALEVLNERGVDGIKVVSLADRLGLTSGSFYWHFKNIQDLLDQILEYWENHLTDHIIRDAQHFDGPPEVRILNLMLQVIQEDATVPDHAISVWAKRDAKAHLAYQRTLTKRYRFAKWMFEEVGFETPAAILRGRLMVSSLIGDSSVDLKADPDWEELIRGQWRVLVDR from the coding sequence ATGGTTAAGCCAGAACAGAAAAAACAACGGGCCAATCGCGAAGTTTGGCTCAACGCAGCGCTTGAAGTTCTGAACGAACGTGGCGTTGATGGGATCAAAGTTGTCTCACTTGCTGATAGGCTTGGCCTGACGAGTGGCAGTTTTTATTGGCATTTCAAAAATATTCAGGATCTTCTCGATCAGATCTTGGAGTATTGGGAAAACCACCTAACAGATCATATCATTCGCGACGCTCAGCATTTTGACGGTCCACCCGAAGTACGGATTCTCAATCTGATGCTACAGGTTATCCAAGAAGACGCGACCGTTCCTGATCACGCAATATCCGTTTGGGCAAAACGCGATGCCAAAGCCCATCTCGCTTATCAGCGCACTCTTACAAAACGGTATAGATTTGCCAAATGGATGTTTGAAGAAGTCGGTTTTGAAACACCGGCTGCCATTTTACGCGGCCGATTAATGGTCTCATCGCTCATTGGAGATTCCTCGGTCGACCTGAAAGCCGACCCGGATTGGGAAGAACTCATTCGTGGACAATGGCGGGTCTTGGTCGACCGATAG